ACACCTAAGCAGAGGGCGACAGGGAGGCAGGCACAAGTCAAgcttcttaaaaaaaataaaataaaatccagctTTGAATCAGACATGTGTATCATGTTTGCTGAGGTTACTCTCACCCTGTAAGCCTTTGGGAAGATCCATGGTTTTCACCAGCTCCTCTGCAATATCAAATGCATTTAAGCCGCTCAACTTCCTCTCCCAGAACAGCTGAAGATCGAAGCAgacccaaagaaaaaaaaaaaaaaaaaatcaaaacactgaaaacatacatCATTATATTCTAAAATAATTTATCAGGACAATGAAGTAGGCTGAACTAACTAGTCAGCACTCTCAACATTACAGCAAAGCTAGAAAGAGACATAACAAAACACAGTGGGGCACTGGTTTTATACTGGTCAGCTACGTCTCGCGTGCCTTTCTGTAGTACAGCCCCGATTCCAAAAAGATGggacactgtgaaaaatgtaaagaaaaccagaacacaatcatgtgcaaacaaactgtgtttactgacaacagttttacgaagtgttcctgaactgtattaatatcctttgtccaatcatgtgttcacaaagtgttcaataataaatgttaaatatattgtctttgtgctgttttcaattgagcaaATAATCACTTTGTTTTACTTATATTGTACTCAGTGTCCCAGCGTTTTTGGACTCAGTGTTGAATCAAAGGTGAAGTTATCATCTCCTGAAAACACGACAAAGGACAGAGACTAAAGACAGTTTAAAGAACTGGAATGTTTTCTGCCCTCTGACTTACTTGTTTGGGTTGGTCCACAGCCTTCTGTGGGTCTGTCTTCACCTTGTTGTTGGGATGATTTGTTACCTTGGTCACTGGTTGTTTGAAGATGGACGCTGTCTGTCGAACTGGTAGTGTTGTGTTTAAATCAGGCTTGGCCTTGAAGAGAGACAACAACGTGACTGATTGGGCAACACTTTGACCAATTTTCTATTACACCTAAATAAAACTTTAGAATATGACACCTGTGAGCAGTAAGCGATCTATGGCTGCTCTTCAGCAGCTACAGGTAGGGATGCGCCATACCACTTTTGCTTTTCCAGAACAAGTACAAGGACTTACATGTGGGTACTTGCTGATACCACATACCAATATGAGTACTTAAATACCATCACAGTTCTAACAATGACTTTGAAAACATGTGTTATTGCCATCAGATGTTCCTCACTTTCTGACTGTTATCAAATTTGAGGTTTCCTGAAGGAACACGGTGCTGCCGCTCATCTCACTTCAGTGTAACCTGTCACACATTCAGTGGATTTCAGGACCACACAGCATACAACCGCAGCACAACAACTGACACGTTATCATGTCAGTGCTGTCTGTGAGGACGGTCTTTTTCAGAAAAGTGACAGGAAGgttgtttttgatgaaaagCTGGaagcctgtttctgttttcagctaaaaaaCGTGACACTGACAGCTTTTCACTTTCCACTCCACTGCTGAGAGTTACTGTGTGACCTTTGGGCCAGAGAGGGAAACTGCACTTTGTTAACCATCCACCCTGTGCTGCACTGGTTTGTTGTGTTCTCCCTCAGGTATGTctctaaagcttggtttaggcttctgcgtcgcggcgacgccgtacctacggcgtagaccctacgccgtcactgagcattcgtagttctgcgtcgagggaacgcgttgctccgcaattcaccgccaagccgctaggggggtgcggctgtgtctttgtatggtttcggggggctcttgctgccgcgaagaggagttgtagaggtggtcgtacttgcgtacctcctcgataattctttcttcggcttggtccagtttttcttgtagctctcaccacagaaactttgaaaatggcggtgttgttgtgctgcgaccatagggctgcgactgaaccgaaaattacgttctgaacggaccaatcacagtcctcgacgttcacgtcactacgcgtcgacgcgacgcgtagtcaggattttttggaggtgcgcgtcaggctacggcgtagggtccgcgtaggggtctgcgtcgacggcgtaggtacggcgtcgccgcgacgcagaagcctaaaccaagcttaactGGACGGGTGCtcccactgctgcactgctcatctgctttttcatcaaacacactgtccAGACCGCTGCTGGTCTGTGCCTGGTGTAGCTTTCTGGCAGGTGGTTCAGATCCTCCTGCTTGTCTGCCTCTCCTCCAGACACCTATTGCAGCTCCAGCATCACCATCTGCTCGACCTTGTAGCAGAGTTGATGTCTGAGAAAAAACTAGCTTTACACCTACAACccagaaaataatattttggcTGATCTGAAAGTTTTATGTTGGTCATAATGACAAAGTTTGACCCACACGTGCACGTTCGCTCACACATGCTCATTACCTCAGCTCGAGTATGGCTGTAATGCAGCGGAGTGGGTTTTTCCTGTCAGGGAAACGTCTGGACAACctcatttgtttctttggttAAAAGTCTCTGAAGTGAAAGCATCAGAGGAGCTCATTTTCCAGGTTAACTCCTCAAACTGAGCCACAACAGATAAAAGTCTTTTCCAGAAGTGTCCACTGATAAGCTCTGAGACTGCTGTATGAGAGCAATGTACTGGGTAAGACCTTCAGTTATTTTTACCACCTGAGCGTCATCTCTTGACATTCTCTCAAGCGTTTGCCGCAAAGCTGGTTGTTGCGGTTTCCCACTGCAACCATTCATAAACTATAAACTCCGTGAACTCTGCGTTATGTTTGTTCTTCATATGTTTTATCAAACAGCTCGTTACATGAGCTACTTTTCACCCCACCACTTGACAGTGTAGCTGGACATAGTTTCCATTCTGCTgacatttctcctcctctgtctacCTGCTCAACTGACAGGAGGTTATCGCCACGTTGCTGTAAAGTGGTATCAGCGCACCCCTAAATCCAAGGGAGGTGAATAAGTGTCACAGGCATTGAGCTTTGTGTAGGTTGTTGCACCAAATTGATTGTGTTTGGGGGTTTTCTGAACACTCATGTGTGCCTTATAAACCCCAAACACAGACTCACCCTGATTTGATGGTTGATGTCATAGAAATGCTTGTGCCTGCTGCGTGGCACTTTGCTCAGGAGGGACCGTCCCGCCATGGCCTGGCTGGGGTTCACATTTGTGTGAAGGTTGCTGCCCAGACTCCGGACGATCTGGGGCTTGTGGAGAATACGCTTCACAGGTACActagaaagaaacacaaacctcATCATCACAACATGAACCTCTTCAATAACTCACGACTCACTTTTGTTCTGGACACCCACACATGGCTTCTCTAGATAATCTCTTCACAGGCTGAAGCAGCTTTCTAAGATCACCTGTCTGCATATAACCTGTAACACCATCAAAAGGTGGAGGTATTCCCGCCCTCACAGGTGTAACAACGAAGAGTCAGGTGCCCACACTGTTTTTAAAAGAGGCATAATCAGCCAAAGAAAGTGAAAACgatgtgttttcaggctgcGAAGGAGGAACTTTGAGCTCCATCTTTGAAACCAATACAACAGACTGGCTGCCTTTTCAAACGTACCAATGTGTCGAGTGATGTCGCTGCTCATTTAAGGGACTTACAAGCAGATAAACCAGCGGTGAGCCACACACGAGGCAGCAAATTGTTCAGCTACGCCGTCTAAATTACACCACTGAGCTGCAGCGGAGATTTTATACACTGATTTTTCAACACTGGCGTAGCTGTGCCGGGGCCCAACGCACCGCAAGTCAAGCGTGTGTAAACAATGAAACTTAGCTAGCTAATCAAGCTAGCAGCGTCGGGGACGTCAATGTACCAACAACCTGCGTGATAACTACTGCTCAAAGCCGAGAGTTTCTTAGCGTATTAAACTCCAAACTATCAAAAGTCTACAATTAGCTGAAGTGAGAAAAGTTTAAATAACCAAGACCTGGTCGTTTGCGAAGTGTTTTTCTCAACTGCAAAACGCTCGTATGCATGCgttcatttcctgcagagaaaCTTTATTTTAACAACTCCGTCGACTGTACGTGTAAAAGTCCCACCTTCTTCTTTCCATGGTCTCAGTTGTTTTGATTTGCTTGCCCGCGATTCTGGCTTATTAAAGACAAGAAGCCAGCTAGCTGCCTATTATTGCAGTCATAATATTCCGCCGAGTCTGGTTTGTTATCGATCCCCGATGCTGCTCGTCTCCCGTCAGCACCTTTACAGCTGTAGATCACTCCGCCAGCCTTGTGGCATAATGAGCGGAAGACATCCGCCACACTCCCGCAAACTAGTCCGAAGATGGTCCAGGTCTATACACTACATACTGTcagaggtggaaagtaactgaaCTAAAATAAGTAGTTTGAGTAAATGAAGTAGATCTATTCAAGTACCACACTCGAATACAGACCGTTCGTTGAGGTACTTAGTTGTACATAATTtaataagttttttttttttgttttgtttttttgttttttcagatttgtaCTTCACTCAACTTTAGCTAAATCTTGGTGCCTTTCAACCTACAACGTTTATATGTAGTTAGTTCCTTTGTAGACTGAGTATTTGATAAACATTCTTTATAATAAAATCaggtaacaacacacacataaaactaaGTGCAGTACAAGTACCCTATAGTAGTTTGATATTTCAATGTTGGACTATATTAACATGCCAATATCAGTTAAAGAGCCATTATGTATATTGAGTGTTGTTACTTGTGACACTTGGTACATTTTGCTGCTTATAACTATGTacttttcatattgttttattCCAGGTTCATACTGGTAAATAAGTCCTACAGCTGTACTAAATATGATGTTTGTGGTAATCCTGTAACTCTATGGCAACCTTTAGTTACAGCGTACAGTATAAGACTTGCACACAGAAACTCTTTTGCACAGATAAACTATGCAAAAAAAATAGCCCCATCTAAAACTCAGTAACAGCCACCTCAAATTGTTTGGCTGCTTCTTTAATAGACTGTGTGTTctgatgctttgttttcatcactgatgtctgtgaacacacaaGTAAAATTATGAATATTTTTGAGAATGATCAGTTATGATATGTCAACCAATAGCAGGCACAGTTCAGGATTTTTTATGACTGTGTCCTTCAGTGACCTGACACAGTCCAAGCACACTTTAGCCAAACTCCACTGATGGAGCTATATTCAGGATCAGTTTGACTTTGACATTGTGAGCGTGAAGACAATGTCTAAATCACTGCAAGTGAAATAATtacacacaaccacaatatAGGATAAATCCCACATACTTTACTTGTCTTTACTCAACAATTACAGCATGACATGAAAGACAGATTTTTCCATTTGTGAATCAGGTTTGAGTCGCAGCACACAGAGGGCTGATGACTGCAATAAATACCCGACCGCAAActaagagggaagaaaaaaacaaagtctaTTCATCGTCTCTGTTTTTATATTCCTTCCATTCACACAGTCACTGGTTGCGGAACGTTGAAATGCCAAACTCCAGTGTATTTAACAGGGTGTTGATGGTGGACTTGAGCTGCAGGATGAAGATGACAGCTTCCAGTGGCCTGGCATGGACTTGCTGACCAGCTGCAACAGTTCTTGTTCCATGTTAAAGTCTTAGTGTAAAAAAACAGCACCAacctgagggggggggggggggagacagagCCATTAGGTTGTACAGTAGAAATGTGGTTTTGCTGTGACAAACAAATCCCGGGATGctttcacacataaacactttgTTTCTGTTAAAATGAACTCAGATCCGGCCGGTTAGTACGGTTCATTTGGGCTAGTGTGAAAGCCATCTCTTGAAACCGGCAATGACTGCTTGAAGAGCCTTATTCATCACATGCTACTGCATTTCCCCAACTCTTATTTCTGCAGTCATCCCTTGGACTTACCTGAGTGCCATTACTGGTCCTTCTTGAATTTGCCACTGATGTAGGGAACATAATCTAAAAACAACCGCCAGTCTGTGAAGTGGACGAGAGCTACGCCTCCGACTGTGCCCCATACAGTCAGAGTTGGGACCCTGCGGAGAACAGACCACAGTCAAGATTTACTAGTTGATCTTCTATTTAGAGCCCTAATGACAAAGATCAAGCACAATTTTTTGTTTCACAAGCTCATATTCATTACAAGGTCAGAGTACTagggaatgaaaacacaaatcctGAAACTATTAGAGGTCAAGCTGAAGGGTCAAGTTGTGTGAGGA
The Chaetodon auriga isolate fChaAug3 chromosome 12, fChaAug3.hap1, whole genome shotgun sequence genome window above contains:
- the mbd3a gene encoding methyl-CpG-binding domain protein 3a, whose translation is MERRSVPVKRILHKPQIVRSLGSNLHTNVNPSQAMAGRSLLSKVPRSRHKHFYDINHQIRAKPDLNTTLPVRQTASIFKQPVTKVTNHPNNKVKTDPQKAVDQPKQLFWERKLSGLNAFDIAEELVKTMDLPKGLQGVGPACSDKTLLSAIASALHTSPAPVTGQLTAAVEKNPGVWLNTTQPLCKAFVVTDDDIRKQEDLVQNVRRRLEEALSADMLAHIEDTAAGSAANKAEEKVEQVDKEEL
- the uqcr11 gene encoding cytochrome b-c1 complex subunit 10, with amino-acid sequence MISKIVGPKYVAIVKSWVPTLTVWGTVGGVALVHFTDWRLFLDYVPYISGKFKKDQ